One genomic segment of Oncorhynchus kisutch isolate 150728-3 linkage group LG15, Okis_V2, whole genome shotgun sequence includes these proteins:
- the LOC116353732 gene encoding olfactory receptor 11A1-like has protein sequence MMNTTQLTSFILAGYSDIGHLKYLYFIILTVLYVSIVFANTVLIVVICMERSLHEPMYLFLCSLFVNDLYGTTGLFPALMTHLVSDDHTVSTVCCYIQIFVLYTYGSIEFSNLAVMSYDRYLAICHPLQYNVIMTPSMVCILICVIWLYSFAKFSIQLSLTIRLQLCGNVIDKVYCDNYLVVKLACSTSDVAVNKIYGLCGIVLSVTVPLITIVLSYIKILTICLKSSIETRQKAFSTCSPHLASLLNFSFGCFLTLLQSRFDSPMRNVPTVLHTILSVYYLMCQPLLNPIVYGVRMAKIRQACKYILPVGLYPKT, from the coding sequence ATGATGAACACAACACAACTCACGTCATTTATCCTAGCTGGATATAGTGACATTGGACACTTAAAGTACTTGTATTTCATTATATTAACTGTCTTATACGTCTCCATAGTTTTTGCGAACACAGTGCTTATTGTGGTAATATGTATGGAGAGGAGCCTTCATGAACCCATGTATCTGTTTCTGTGCAGTTTGTTTGTAAATGACTTGTATGGTACCACTGGTTTGTTTCCTGCTCTCATGACTCATTTGGTTTCAGATGACCATACAGTTTCCACTGTGTGCTGTTACATACAGATATTTGTCTTGTACACATATGGATCTATTGAATTCAGCAATTTAGCAGTCATGTCCTACGACAGGTACCTTGCTATATGTCATCCACTACAGTATAACGTCATCATGACACCCAGCATGGTGTGTATTTTAATTTGTGTAATATGGTTGTACTCTTTTGCAAAATTCAGCATACAACTGTCTTTAACTATTCGTTTGCAATTGTGTGGAAACGTCATAGACAAAGTGTATTGTGACAACTACCTGGTAGTTAAACTTGCCTGTTCAACTTCAGACGTGGCAGTTAATAAGATCTATGGACTCTGTGGTATTGTTTTGTCTGTCACTGTCCCTTTAATTACTATTGTGTTGTCGTATATTAAGATTCTGACCATTTGTTTGAAATCTTCGATCGAGACCAGACAGAAAGCTTTCAGCACCTGTTCTCCTCATCTGGCCTCGCTGCTCAACTTCTCTTTCGGCTGTTTCTTAACTCTGCTCCAGAGTAGATTTGATAGCCCTATGAGAAATGTTCCAACTGTACTTCACACTATTTTATCAGTGTACTATCTGATGTGCCAGCCACTTTTAAATCCTATTGTGTATGGAGTTAGGATGGCTAAAATCAGACAGGCTTGTAAATACATACTACCTGTAGGTCTGTACCCTAAAACATAA
- the LOC116353733 gene encoding olfactory receptor 11A1-like: MMNSTQLTSFILAGYSDIGHLKYLYFIILTVLYVSIVFANTVLIVVICMERSLHEPMYLFLCSLFVNDLYGTTGLFPALMTHLVSDDHTVSTVCCYIQIFVLYTYGSTEFSNLAVMSYDRYLAICYPLQYNVIMTPSRVCILICVIWLYSFVKFSIQLSLTIRLRLCGNVIDKVYCDNYLVVKLACSTSDATVNNISGLCGIVLSVTVPLITIVFSYIKILTICLKSSIETRQKAFSTCSPHLASLLNFAFGCFLTLLQSRFDSPMRNVPTVLHTILSVYYLMCQPLLNPIVYGVRMAKIRQACKYILPVGLYPKT, encoded by the coding sequence ATGATGAACTCAACACAACTCACGTCATTTATCCTAGCTGGATATAGTGACATTGGACACTTAAAGTACTTGTATTTCATTATATTAACTGTCTTATACGTCTCCATAGTTTTTGCGAACACAGTGCTTATTGTGGTAATATGTATGGAGAGGAGCCTTCATGAACCCATGTATCTGTTTCTGTGCAGTTTGTTTGTAAATGACTTGTATGGTACCACTGGTTTGTTTCCTGCTCTCATGACTCATTTGGTTTCAGATGACCATACAGTTTCCACTGTGTGCTGTTACATACAGATATTTGTCTTGTACACATATGGATCTACTGAATTCAGCAATTTAGCAGTCATGTCCTACGACAGGTACCTTGCTATATGTTATCCACTACAGTATAACGTCATCATGACACCCAGCAGGGTGTGTATTTTAATTTGTGTAATATGGTTGTACTCTTTTGTCAAATTCAGCATACAACTGTCTTTAACTATTCGTTTGCGATTGTGTGGAAACGTCATAGACAAAGTGTATTGTGACAACTACCTGGTAGTTAAACTTGCCTGTTCAACTTCAGACGCGACAGTTAATAACATCTCTGGACTCTGTGGTATTGTTTTGTCTGTCACTGTCCCTTTAATTACTATTGTGTTCTCTTATATTAAGATTCTGACCATTTGTTTGAAATCTTCCATCGAGACCAGACAGAAAGCTTTCAGCACCTGTTCTCCTCATCTGGCCTCGCTGCTCAACTTCGCTTTCGGCTGTTTCTTAACTCTGCTCCAGAGTAGATTTGATAGCCCTATGAGAAATGTTCCAACTGTACTTCACACTATTTTATCAGTGTACTATCTGATGTGCCAGCCACTTTTAAATCCTATTGTGTATGGAGTTAGGATGGCTAAAATCAGACAGGCTTGTAAATACATACTACCTGTAGGTCTGTACCCTAAAACATAA